Proteins from one Candidatus Cloacimonadaceae bacterium genomic window:
- the thpR gene encoding RNA 2',3'-cyclic phosphodiesterase — MKTRSFIALETPPAVHRSLCERLAAWNKIPCVNWVKPENLHLTLIFLGDVEAVRMGVVDFTLHECLEDQHPFLMRLKGLELFPAHQPRLILASLESSTDAIFKLNKTLYYQLKKLAPEIGDKALKLHITLGRIKRNLPYPLEDEILQSAVDKNDYPYDTINLYRSILKPDAPVYQILNQYKLT, encoded by the coding sequence CGCCCTGGAAACTCCCCCTGCAGTTCACAGGTCTCTTTGTGAAAGGCTTGCCGCCTGGAACAAGATCCCGTGTGTGAATTGGGTGAAGCCGGAAAACCTGCATCTCACCCTGATTTTTTTGGGCGACGTCGAAGCCGTCAGGATGGGCGTGGTGGATTTCACCCTGCATGAATGTCTCGAAGACCAGCATCCCTTCCTCATGCGGCTCAAGGGCTTGGAACTCTTTCCCGCTCACCAGCCGCGCCTGATTTTGGCAAGCCTGGAAAGCAGCACGGACGCCATCTTCAAGCTCAATAAAACTCTCTATTATCAGCTTAAAAAGCTCGCTCCCGAGATCGGAGACAAAGCCCTGAAACTGCACATCACCCTGGGGAGGATCAAAAGAAACCTGCCCTACCCGCTGGAAGATGAGATATTGCAAAGCGCTGTGGATAAAAATGATTATCCTTATGACACGATCAACTTGTATCGCAGCATCCTAAAACCGGACGCTCCGGTCTATCAAATCCTAAACCAATACAAACTAACATAA